In Rubrivirga sp. SAORIC476, the following are encoded in one genomic region:
- the msrA gene encoding peptide-methionine (S)-S-oxide reductase MsrA — MAQTDSIVLGGGCFWCVEAVMLPLRGVTSVVSGYANGHVVNPTYREVCSGRTGHAEVVEVTFDPEVISLHDLLTVFFTTHDPTTLNRQGGDRGTQYRSGIYVTSEAQRAVAEAVKAEITAQGTYPDPIVTEIEPLETFYPAEDYHQDYFARNPAQPYCQAVIAPKVSKLRTLYLDKLVA; from the coding sequence ATGGCACAAACGGACTCCATCGTTCTCGGCGGCGGCTGCTTCTGGTGCGTCGAGGCAGTGATGCTGCCGCTCCGCGGCGTGACGAGCGTCGTCTCCGGCTACGCCAACGGCCACGTCGTCAACCCGACCTACCGCGAGGTGTGCTCCGGGCGTACGGGCCACGCGGAGGTCGTCGAGGTCACCTTCGATCCGGAGGTGATCTCGCTCCACGACCTGCTGACGGTCTTTTTCACCACCCACGACCCGACCACCCTCAACCGCCAGGGCGGCGATCGCGGAACGCAGTATCGGTCCGGCATCTACGTCACGTCCGAGGCGCAGCGCGCGGTCGCCGAGGCGGTCAAGGCCGAGATCACCGCGCAGGGCACCTACCCGGACCCCATCGTGACGGAGATCGAGCCGCTGGAGACCTTCTACCCGGCCGAGGACTACCACCAGGACTACTTCGCCCGCAACCCGGCCCAGCCGTACTGCCAGGCGGTGATCGCGCCCAAGGTGTCGAAGCTCCGGACGCTGTACCTCGACAAGCTGGTCGCATAG
- a CDS encoding helix-turn-helix domain-containing protein: MEPVIVTSESKLRGFIDAAVEAAMSRLAPRLSPAEQDRPAKNWLTNREAQDYLGLSKATLARYRADGTLPYSKVGASVFYRLSEVEALLERSGASAPPHSKAA; the protein is encoded by the coding sequence ATGGAACCCGTCATCGTCACTTCCGAAAGCAAACTCCGCGGCTTCATTGACGCCGCCGTCGAAGCCGCAATGAGCCGACTGGCTCCGCGCCTGTCTCCAGCGGAACAGGACCGCCCCGCCAAGAACTGGCTCACGAATCGAGAGGCACAGGACTACCTCGGACTAAGCAAGGCCACACTGGCCCGCTACCGCGCGGACGGCACGCTCCCGTACTCGAAGGTCGGGGCGAGCGTCTTCTACAGGCTCTCCGAGGTGGAGGCCCTCCTAGAACGCTCTGGGGCCTCCGCTCCTCCCCATAGCAAGGCTGCATGA
- a CDS encoding class I SAM-dependent DNA methyltransferase produces the protein MTDDAREPRIDVDAFLADAAKSGGAERANAQTFLNGLADVLGVARPDFTTGDPRADTYVYERPLDFRDGRQSKGFIDLYKRGAFVLETKQGADAKRTEGGQKLRTGHGKRGTRAWEQTMEAARNQAEGYARNLEAAEPPPPFVVVCDVGFCFDLYSDFSGSGRLYKPFPDAGSNRIPLDALRQPETRAMLAAVFEDPLSLDPARRQARVTVDLAGRLATLATSLDGAVDAHGAPMDAEAVAGFLSRTLFSMFAEDAGLIPEGAFTRLLEGYTDDLEHLPHALSDFFRKMDEGGYVGEVRESVRRFNGLLFKDTRTPRLDANQRAALLDAAHADWSEVEPSIFGTLLERALDPAERHALGAHFTPRAYVERLVGPTILEPLREEWDGVRAAASRLVDQAEAASGATRTRRRNEARAVLAGFLTRLATIRVLDPACGSGNFLYVVLSGLKALEDEVRSVSSRLVGESVGEGFGVTPRQMRGIELNARAASIADLVLWIGYLQWHRRRYGTAQPLPEPVLEGYGQVEHRDAVLADDGTPAPWPEADFIIGNPPFIGNKRMRDALGDTYTEALRAAYPTVPESADLVMFWWDRAAEAVRLGHAERFGLITTNSLPQTFNRRVVERHLGADADPLALTFAVPDHPWVDSADGAAVRVSMTAGARATDYDPGAGRLVVVTEERDDNGDGIAEVDAEEFAGRINADLTVGADVAECGPLDSNTGISKRGMSLVGRGFVISESEAESFGRSTLLDGKRFLRPFRSARDLVTQARGVMVIDLFGLDTQQARERVPLAFEHVIRTVKPERDKNRDKGRRENWWLHGRSNETLRKALAGVSRYCATPYVSKHCFFQFLDAEILPDDGIVAIALEDAFHLGVLSSRLHTEWALAAGGRLGVGNDPRYNNSSTFDPFPFPDATDAQAEPIRQLGEAIDAHRKARQDETGVGLTDLYNAVEALRAGRALTAKEERSADDGLAHTLLDLHRQLDRAVLDAYGWSDLDAEAPTFRAAVLDRLVALNAERRAEEEAGTVRYLRPAFQNPGASGQAGLDLRTVAPIETAPEVVTRPWPEALAARTVAVRQAVAAGAQTPEAVAARFEGARLGAVAEVLDALAELGLVHVADGVFSP, from the coding sequence GTGACCGACGACGCCCGCGAGCCCCGTATCGACGTAGACGCCTTCCTCGCCGACGCCGCCAAGTCTGGAGGTGCCGAGCGGGCGAACGCGCAGACCTTCCTCAACGGACTGGCGGACGTGCTCGGCGTGGCCCGGCCGGACTTCACGACGGGCGACCCGCGAGCCGACACCTACGTCTACGAGCGCCCGCTCGACTTCCGCGACGGCCGCCAGTCCAAGGGCTTCATCGACCTCTACAAGCGGGGGGCGTTCGTGCTGGAGACGAAGCAAGGCGCCGACGCGAAGCGCACCGAGGGGGGGCAGAAGCTCCGCACCGGGCACGGCAAGCGGGGCACCCGGGCGTGGGAACAGACGATGGAGGCCGCGCGGAATCAGGCCGAGGGCTACGCGCGCAACCTGGAGGCCGCCGAGCCGCCGCCGCCGTTCGTCGTCGTGTGCGACGTGGGGTTCTGCTTTGACCTCTATTCGGACTTCTCGGGCTCGGGACGTCTCTACAAGCCCTTCCCCGACGCGGGCTCGAACCGAATTCCGCTCGACGCCCTCCGCCAGCCGGAGACGCGCGCCATGCTGGCGGCGGTGTTCGAGGACCCGCTCTCGCTCGACCCCGCCCGGCGGCAGGCCCGCGTGACCGTGGACCTCGCCGGACGCCTCGCCACGCTGGCGACCTCGCTCGACGGGGCCGTCGATGCCCACGGGGCGCCGATGGACGCCGAGGCCGTCGCGGGCTTCCTCTCGCGGACGCTGTTCTCCATGTTCGCCGAGGACGCCGGGCTCATTCCCGAGGGCGCCTTCACGCGGCTCTTGGAAGGCTACACCGACGACCTGGAGCACCTCCCACACGCGCTCTCGGACTTCTTCCGCAAGATGGACGAGGGCGGGTACGTCGGCGAGGTGCGGGAGAGCGTGCGGCGCTTCAACGGGCTCCTCTTCAAAGACACCCGGACGCCTCGGCTCGACGCCAACCAACGGGCGGCGCTCCTCGACGCGGCGCACGCGGACTGGAGCGAGGTCGAGCCGTCCATCTTCGGGACGCTCCTGGAGCGGGCGCTCGACCCGGCGGAGCGTCACGCGCTCGGGGCGCACTTCACGCCCCGCGCCTACGTCGAGCGGCTCGTCGGGCCAACGATCCTGGAGCCGCTCCGGGAGGAGTGGGACGGCGTGCGGGCGGCGGCGTCGCGGCTCGTGGATCAGGCGGAGGCCGCCTCGGGCGCGACGCGGACCCGGCGACGGAACGAAGCTCGGGCGGTGCTGGCGGGCTTCCTCACGCGGCTGGCGACGATTCGCGTGCTCGATCCCGCGTGCGGGTCGGGAAACTTTCTGTACGTGGTGCTCTCGGGCCTGAAGGCGCTGGAGGACGAGGTGCGGAGCGTGTCGAGTCGGCTCGTCGGCGAGTCCGTCGGCGAGGGGTTCGGGGTGACGCCCCGCCAGATGCGCGGGATCGAGTTGAACGCGCGGGCGGCGTCCATCGCGGACCTCGTGCTGTGGATCGGCTACCTCCAGTGGCACCGCCGCCGGTACGGCACCGCGCAGCCGCTCCCGGAACCGGTGCTGGAGGGGTACGGGCAGGTGGAGCACCGGGACGCCGTGCTGGCCGACGATGGGACGCCCGCGCCGTGGCCCGAGGCCGACTTCATCATCGGCAACCCGCCGTTCATCGGCAACAAGCGGATGCGAGACGCCCTCGGCGACACCTACACCGAGGCGCTCCGGGCCGCATACCCGACCGTCCCCGAGTCCGCGGATCTCGTCATGTTCTGGTGGGATCGCGCGGCCGAGGCGGTCCGCCTCGGGCATGCCGAGCGGTTCGGGCTCATCACCACGAACTCGCTCCCGCAGACGTTCAACCGGCGTGTGGTCGAGCGGCACCTCGGCGCGGACGCCGACCCACTGGCATTAACGTTCGCCGTGCCGGATCACCCGTGGGTGGACTCCGCCGACGGGGCGGCCGTCCGCGTGTCGATGACCGCAGGCGCGCGGGCTACCGACTACGATCCGGGCGCCGGGCGGCTCGTCGTGGTGACAGAGGAGCGCGACGACAACGGCGACGGGATCGCCGAGGTGGACGCAGAGGAGTTCGCCGGGCGGATCAATGCTGACCTGACGGTAGGAGCTGACGTAGCCGAATGTGGCCCGCTCGACTCAAACACGGGTATCAGCAAGCGTGGGATGAGCTTGGTAGGCCGAGGGTTTGTCATCTCGGAATCAGAAGCAGAGTCTTTCGGACGCTCTACCCTTCTCGATGGCAAACGATTTCTACGCCCCTTCCGAAGCGCAAGAGACTTGGTCACCCAAGCACGGGGCGTTATGGTGATCGATCTATTCGGACTAGACACGCAACAAGCCCGAGAGCGCGTCCCGCTGGCTTTCGAGCACGTCATCAGAACCGTCAAGCCTGAACGAGACAAGAACAGGGATAAGGGACGCAGAGAAAACTGGTGGCTGCACGGCAGATCTAACGAGACGCTTCGGAAGGCACTCGCCGGAGTCTCTCGCTACTGCGCCACCCCTTACGTCTCGAAACACTGCTTCTTCCAGTTTCTGGACGCTGAGATACTTCCCGACGATGGTATCGTCGCTATCGCGCTGGAGGATGCGTTCCACCTTGGCGTTCTCTCCAGTCGTCTCCACACGGAGTGGGCGCTGGCCGCTGGTGGTCGCCTTGGTGTAGGAAATGACCCTCGTTACAACAACTCCAGCACGTTCGACCCCTTCCCCTTCCCGGACGCGACCGACGCGCAGGCGGAGCCCATCCGCCAACTCGGCGAGGCCATCGACGCGCACCGCAAAGCCCGCCAGGACGAGACCGGCGTCGGGCTGACCGACCTCTACAACGCCGTCGAGGCGCTCCGCGCGGGCCGCGCCCTCACGGCCAAGGAAGAGCGCTCCGCAGACGACGGGCTCGCGCACACGCTCCTCGACCTTCACCGCCAGCTCGACCGCGCCGTCCTCGACGCCTACGGCTGGAGCGACCTCGACGCCGAGGCGCCCACCTTCCGCGCCGCCGTGCTCGACCGGCTCGTCGCCCTCAACGCCGAGCGCCGAGCCGAGGAAGAGGCCGGGACCGTCCGCTACCTCCGGCCCGCGTTCCAGAACCCGGGCGCGTCCGGTCAAGCCGGGCTCGACCTTCGCACCGTGGCCCCCATCGAGACCGCGCCCGAGGTGGTCACCCGGCCGTGGCCCGAGGCACTCGCCGCGCGCACCGTCGCCGTCCGCCAGGCCGTCGCCGCTGGAGCGCAGACGCCCGAGGCCGTCGCGGCGCGGTTCGAGGGCGCCCGCCTCGGGGCCGTCGCCGAGGTGCTCGACGCGCTCGCCGAGTTGGGGCTGGTGCACGTCGCGGACGGTGTGTTCTCGCCCTAG
- a CDS encoding DNA cytosine methyltransferase: MESLSPAPRIVSLFCGPGGMDEGFQSAGFETWLAYDSAPHCVRTHRHNHERAKALQGDLAVVSPTEMATEWRKRSPGVPPLGIVGGPPCQAFSFANVHKRDSDDPRASLVDHYAQIIEGLSNEFAVGFFVFENVRGLLSDRHVHYLEEFESRVDDAGFTVTRHRLNALRFGVPQHRDRVFVVGVNRTLHGGVKFSPPLGDDRETPVSEVLDGLPPPTHYQRGLDRDSPDGWHPNHWCMAPKSRRFTDGSIVPGDSTSSRSFRALHPDRPSYTVAYGNREVHVHPSGTRRLSVYEAMRLQGFPHDYVLKGTLSEQFSMVSDAVAPPVAEALARAIADQLAYSQRCSPIVGSGGSS; encoded by the coding sequence AGGGCTTCCAGTCCGCCGGGTTTGAGACGTGGCTGGCATATGATTCCGCCCCGCACTGTGTACGGACCCACCGCCACAACCACGAGCGAGCAAAGGCGCTTCAGGGTGACCTCGCCGTGGTATCGCCGACGGAGATGGCAACTGAGTGGAGGAAGAGGTCGCCGGGAGTTCCCCCCCTGGGGATAGTAGGCGGCCCTCCCTGCCAGGCCTTCTCGTTCGCAAACGTCCACAAGCGGGATTCGGACGATCCTAGAGCGTCGCTTGTCGACCACTACGCGCAGATCATCGAGGGCCTGAGCAACGAGTTTGCTGTCGGCTTCTTCGTGTTCGAAAACGTACGAGGCCTCCTAAGCGATCGGCACGTTCATTACCTGGAGGAGTTCGAGTCCAGGGTTGACGACGCGGGATTTACCGTGACTCGCCACCGCCTCAACGCTCTACGTTTCGGCGTTCCCCAGCACCGTGATCGCGTGTTCGTGGTCGGCGTCAACCGGACCCTCCACGGAGGCGTCAAGTTCTCACCCCCCTTAGGAGACGACCGAGAGACGCCCGTCAGCGAGGTGCTCGATGGCCTCCCCCCCCCTACCCACTACCAGCGGGGCCTGGACCGGGACTCCCCCGACGGCTGGCACCCGAACCACTGGTGCATGGCTCCGAAATCTAGGCGGTTCACAGACGGGTCCATCGTCCCCGGCGATTCGACGTCGAGCCGTTCGTTCCGAGCACTCCACCCGGACAGGCCCAGTTACACGGTCGCTTACGGCAACCGCGAGGTCCACGTCCATCCCAGCGGCACGAGGCGACTCAGCGTGTACGAGGCCATGCGCCTCCAGGGGTTCCCTCACGACTACGTGCTCAAGGGAACTCTCTCAGAGCAGTTCAGCATGGTCTCCGACGCGGTAGCCCCCCCGGTCGCTGAGGCCCTCGCCCGTGCCATCGCTGATCAACTAGCCTACTCTCAAAGGTGCAGCCCCATCGTTGGGTCCGGCGGGTCCAGTTGA
- a CDS encoding type 1 glutamine amidotransferase, with protein MAPTLDSVRVRLIQIRTDPGVLAEERQSFEARCGLSADGFQVTNAIHEPLSPALLDGVDAVMIGGAGAYSVTKTYDWTQALIDVCQACADREMPLFGSCWGHQFIARAFGGEVINDPDRSEMGTHSVDLTEAGRADALFGTLPVRFDAQMGHQDRVARLPDGAVELATNDRAPYQAFRLGDLPIFGTQFHSELDAETERQRLVAYRAHYPEMQDPARFQAVIEALRPSPEVDGLLQAFLETFATENGADPVG; from the coding sequence ATGGCTCCCACCCTCGACTCCGTCCGCGTCCGCTTGATCCAGATTCGCACCGACCCCGGCGTGCTCGCCGAGGAGCGCCAGAGCTTCGAAGCGCGCTGCGGCCTCTCGGCCGACGGGTTTCAGGTCACGAACGCCATCCACGAGCCCCTCTCCCCCGCCCTCCTGGACGGCGTGGATGCGGTCATGATCGGTGGCGCGGGCGCATACTCGGTCACCAAGACCTACGACTGGACGCAGGCGCTCATCGACGTGTGCCAGGCGTGCGCCGATCGCGAGATGCCGCTCTTCGGGTCGTGCTGGGGGCACCAGTTCATCGCGCGGGCCTTCGGAGGCGAGGTCATCAACGACCCGGATCGGTCCGAGATGGGGACGCACAGCGTGGACCTGACGGAGGCGGGTCGCGCAGACGCGTTGTTCGGGACGCTGCCCGTGCGCTTCGATGCACAGATGGGCCACCAGGACCGCGTCGCGCGGCTGCCGGACGGCGCCGTGGAGCTGGCGACCAACGACCGGGCGCCTTACCAGGCGTTTCGGCTGGGGGACCTGCCCATCTTCGGCACCCAGTTCCACTCGGAGCTCGACGCCGAGACCGAGCGCCAGCGGCTCGTGGCCTACCGGGCCCACTATCCCGAGATGCAGGACCCGGCGCGCTTCCAGGCCGTGATCGAGGCGCTTCGCCCGTCGCCCGAGGTCGACGGGCTCCTGCAGGCCTTCCTGGAGACGTTCGCCACAGAGAACGGGGCCGACCCTGTGGGGTGA
- a CDS encoding site-specific integrase, producing MATVTPILRTPKARPDGHAPLWLRFTDTRRTVYLSLGVYLHPRHWNDRKQEVRKGHPHAERINGLIAKRLAEVEDERLRLLMDREPITLEALREAVAPAPPQEDRSTGCFLAYVERFLEGVGKGGNVRRVRRESVVVGKLREFAEASGAALPFERITPEFLRDFEAHLLGVKKNKASTVHANIGVIKIHYRRAIREGLVPRESDPFFAYTPARAQRPERPKLTVEQLRAIERLDLGPSGAGAGLDTRTRDAFLFSLYAAGIRFGDVAGLRCGDVSQDPDAEGALRLTYRMGKTKKRVAVRLIPQAAAIARAYATDADGAPKPPEAFLFGMLDGYDLSTPKGMLSAVASQNALTNKYLKRVAKLAATADVPMPTKLSFHIARHSFADLARKAGWDVYAISKALGHSGLNITEHYLAGFDGAALDANLDQLFAAEKNGQSS from the coding sequence ATGGCGACCGTCACCCCGATCCTCCGCACCCCCAAGGCGAGGCCGGACGGTCACGCCCCCCTCTGGCTCCGGTTCACGGACACCCGCCGGACAGTGTACCTCTCACTCGGCGTGTATCTCCACCCGCGCCACTGGAACGACCGGAAACAGGAAGTCCGCAAGGGGCACCCCCACGCCGAGCGGATCAATGGACTCATCGCCAAGCGGCTGGCGGAGGTCGAAGACGAGCGGCTCCGCCTCTTGATGGACCGCGAGCCGATTACGCTAGAAGCGCTCCGCGAAGCCGTCGCCCCGGCTCCACCGCAGGAGGATCGTTCCACCGGGTGCTTCCTCGCCTACGTCGAGCGGTTCTTGGAGGGTGTGGGCAAGGGGGGCAACGTCCGCAGGGTCCGTCGTGAGTCCGTCGTCGTCGGGAAGCTGCGGGAGTTCGCCGAGGCGAGCGGGGCCGCTCTCCCCTTCGAGCGGATCACGCCCGAGTTCCTCCGCGACTTCGAGGCTCACCTCCTCGGGGTGAAGAAGAACAAGGCGTCCACGGTCCATGCCAACATCGGCGTCATCAAGATCCACTATCGGCGGGCGATCCGCGAAGGGCTCGTGCCGCGGGAGTCGGACCCGTTCTTCGCGTACACACCTGCCCGAGCACAGCGACCAGAGCGACCGAAGTTGACCGTGGAGCAGCTGCGGGCCATCGAGCGCCTCGACCTCGGGCCGAGCGGCGCCGGGGCCGGCCTGGACACCCGTACGCGTGACGCCTTCCTGTTCTCGCTGTACGCGGCAGGCATCCGGTTCGGGGACGTGGCCGGGCTACGGTGTGGCGACGTATCACAGGACCCTGACGCCGAGGGCGCCCTCCGTCTCACGTATCGCATGGGCAAGACGAAGAAGCGAGTGGCCGTCCGCCTCATCCCGCAGGCCGCCGCAATCGCGCGGGCCTACGCCACCGACGCCGACGGTGCCCCGAAGCCACCCGAGGCGTTCCTGTTCGGAATGCTCGACGGGTACGACCTCTCGACGCCCAAGGGGATGCTCTCGGCAGTAGCCAGCCAGAACGCGCTCACGAACAAGTACCTCAAGCGCGTGGCGAAGCTGGCGGCTACCGCCGACGTGCCCATGCCCACCAAGCTCTCGTTCCACATCGCGCGGCACTCGTTCGCGGACCTCGCGCGAAAGGCAGGGTGGGACGTGTACGCGATCTCGAAGGCGCTTGGTCACTCCGGGCTCAACATCACGGAGCACTACCTCGCAGGCTTCGACGGAGCTGCCCTAGATGCCAACCTCGATCAACTCTTCGCCGCTGAGAAGAATGGACAGTCCTCTTAA
- a CDS encoding M1 family metallopeptidase, whose translation MLSRPILAAALALGLAAGPAAQRVLPYPVTPPPQFERAIASGTRTLTGSPGPAAWANRADYSLDARLDADTQTLSAEGVITYTNESPDALEVLVLKLRQNVHAPGVPRNRPVAVTGGLTLERFVVDGQPYEDVSVAETPGSYRGSADEGTYVIQGTVMTVGLTEPLRPGDTVSLDLAWRFIVPPATGSFRQGTDGEVFYLGYWYPTVAVYDDVYGWHVDPYLGMGEHYLEFGDFEVSLDAPADMLVYGTGDLTNADEVYTEETRARLADALASGDIVHVVTEAERGSALTPSTDGRRVWRFEAQDVRDVALSASAAYVWDATRALVDRDEDGEATDAVLINSFYRPGTASWERSAEFASFAIEHLSETLWPYPWPHMTAVEGLISGGMEYPMMTLIGGDRTDPSLFSVTYHEIAHMWFPMMVGSNEKAFTWMDEGLTSYNTNQGIAAFWDGSSPDREKIDAWARLRQSHYLLAGSGYAIPAMRHNDRYPIGGGTRQVDPVGGAARGVASYSTPAVALHALRGIYGDEAFLDAYLEYGRRWQGGHPYPYDLFNTFEDRLGEDLDWFWTPTFFTTWTVDHAVGAVMPSEGQPTSVQILDLGRAPMPALVRATYADGTSADARVEVAEWLGGATEAVLQFPAGDLVRVEINPDGYIVDADPSNNLWTAPMADE comes from the coding sequence ATGCTCTCCAGACCGATCCTCGCCGCCGCCCTGGCCCTTGGCCTCGCAGCTGGCCCTGCCGCCCAGCGCGTCCTCCCCTACCCCGTGACGCCACCGCCCCAGTTCGAACGTGCCATCGCCAGCGGCACGCGGACGCTGACCGGTAGCCCCGGCCCCGCTGCCTGGGCCAACCGGGCAGACTACAGCCTCGACGCGCGCCTCGACGCTGACACGCAGACGCTCTCGGCGGAGGGCGTCATCACCTACACCAACGAGTCGCCCGACGCACTGGAGGTGCTCGTGCTCAAGCTCCGCCAGAACGTCCACGCGCCCGGGGTCCCCCGCAACCGCCCCGTCGCCGTCACCGGAGGGCTGACGCTGGAGCGCTTCGTCGTCGACGGCCAGCCGTACGAGGACGTGTCGGTGGCTGAGACGCCCGGCTCCTACCGCGGCTCGGCCGACGAGGGGACCTACGTCATCCAGGGCACCGTGATGACGGTCGGGCTGACCGAGCCGCTGCGACCCGGCGACACGGTGTCGCTCGATCTCGCCTGGCGGTTCATCGTGCCACCCGCGACGGGCTCGTTCCGGCAGGGGACTGACGGAGAGGTCTTCTACCTCGGCTACTGGTACCCCACCGTGGCGGTGTACGACGACGTGTACGGTTGGCACGTCGATCCGTACCTCGGCATGGGCGAGCACTACCTAGAGTTCGGCGACTTCGAGGTCTCCCTGGATGCCCCCGCGGACATGCTCGTCTACGGTACCGGCGACCTCACGAACGCCGACGAGGTCTACACCGAGGAAACCCGTGCCCGACTGGCCGACGCCCTCGCTTCCGGTGACATCGTGCACGTGGTGACCGAGGCCGAACGGGGCTCCGCACTCACGCCCAGCACCGATGGCCGACGCGTGTGGCGCTTCGAGGCACAGGACGTGCGCGACGTGGCGCTCTCGGCCTCTGCCGCGTACGTCTGGGACGCCACGCGGGCGCTGGTCGACCGAGACGAAGACGGCGAGGCCACCGACGCGGTGCTCATCAACAGCTTCTACCGGCCCGGCACGGCATCCTGGGAGCGCTCCGCCGAGTTCGCGTCGTTCGCCATCGAGCATCTCTCCGAGACCCTCTGGCCCTACCCCTGGCCACACATGACCGCCGTGGAAGGCCTCATCAGCGGCGGGATGGAGTACCCGATGATGACGCTCATCGGCGGCGACCGCACCGATCCGTCGCTGTTCTCGGTCACCTACCATGAGATCGCCCACATGTGGTTTCCGATGATGGTCGGCTCCAACGAGAAGGCGTTCACGTGGATGGACGAGGGGCTCACGTCGTACAACACCAACCAGGGAATCGCCGCCTTCTGGGATGGCTCGTCGCCAGACCGCGAGAAGATCGATGCCTGGGCGCGGCTTCGCCAGTCGCATTACCTGCTTGCCGGCTCTGGCTACGCGATCCCCGCGATGCGTCACAACGACCGATACCCGATTGGAGGCGGCACTCGGCAGGTGGATCCCGTCGGCGGCGCCGCGCGCGGCGTGGCGTCCTACTCGACGCCCGCCGTCGCCCTGCACGCGCTCCGCGGGATCTACGGCGACGAGGCCTTCCTGGACGCCTACCTGGAGTATGGGCGTCGCTGGCAGGGGGGCCACCCGTACCCGTACGACCTCTTCAACACCTTCGAGGACCGCCTCGGCGAGGACCTGGACTGGTTCTGGACGCCGACCTTCTTCACCACCTGGACCGTAGATCACGCGGTCGGCGCGGTGATGCCGTCAGAGGGCCAGCCGACGAGCGTCCAGATTCTGGACCTGGGCCGCGCCCCCATGCCCGCTCTCGTGCGCGCCACCTACGCCGACGGCACCTCGGCGGACGCTCGTGTCGAGGTCGCCGAGTGGCTCGGCGGCGCCACTGAGGCGGTCCTCCAGTTCCCCGCTGGCGACCTCGTCCGCGTCGAGATCAACCCGGACGGCTACATCGTCGATGCGGACCCCTCCAACAATCTCTGGACCGCTCCGATGGCCGACGAATAG